One stretch of Eupeodes corollae chromosome 2, idEupCoro1.1, whole genome shotgun sequence DNA includes these proteins:
- the LOC129946037 gene encoding membrane-bound alkaline phosphatase-like codes for MKSTTFILVLVLSFCLFHTYDSLPKRCQEDEECYKTHLHPDLPSSPDDDKPRSLDGEDKIEFWIESGKNFVIEQQAKRINTNVAKNVILFLGDGMGLTTIAAARLYAGGEEKKLSFEKFPYTGLSKTYSVDRMVPDSANTATAYLCGIKANYGTIGVNANVDVGNCEAGKNTTNFVYSAAKWALDAGKAAGLVTTTRVTHASPSGVYAHIADRDWENDSEVKKSCGQQSGVQDIAHQLIHGEVGSKLKVMLGGGRMHFTDASMGKGGKRSDGRNLTEEYISQSNRNVYVETREQLLKVSTRTTERLLGMFQDSHLKYNLEVTPETHQPSLEEMTRKAIELLKKEKKGYFLFVEGGKIDLAHHENQAQLALDEALQFSNTIEMARNMTSEEDTLIVVTADHSHAFSFSGYPTRGDSIFGTTKAKAEDGLPLLTLSYANGPGFKTYYDTENHVRFDPASVDKTDPHVAFPATAELELETHGGDDVAVFASGPWSHLFTGVYEQNTIPHLYAYAACIGNGLKAC; via the exons ATGAAGTCCACTACTTTCATACTTGTGCTTGTTTTAAGCTTTTGTCTATTTCATACGTACGACTCCCTACCAAAAAGATGTCAAGAGGATGAAGAATGTTACAAGACACATTTGCATCCTGATTTACCAAGCTCTCCAGATGACGACAAACCTCGATCATTAGATGGAGaagataaaatagaattttggATAGAATCTGGAAAGAACTTCGTAATCGAACAACAAGCCAAAAGGATCAATACCAACGTCGCAAAGAATGTTATTCTCTTCCTTGGCGATGGAATGGGACTTACAACTATTGCTGCAGCACGACTTTATGCCGGAGGCGAGGagaaaaaattgtcatttgaaAAATTCCCCTACACTGGACTATCGAAGACATACTCTGTGGACAGAATGGTCCCAGATTCTGCCAATACTGCAACGGCTTACTTGTGTGGTATCAAAGCTAACTACGGAACAATCGGAGTAAATGCTAATGTTGACGTGGGAAATTGTGAAGCAGGAAAGAACACAACCAATTTTGTTTACTCGGCTGCCAAGTGGGCCTTGGATGCAGGCAAGGCCGCTGGACTTGTAACCACCACCAGAGTGACTCATGCTTCTCCATCGGGAGTGTATGCCCACATCGCCGATCGCGATTGGGAAAATGACTCGGAAGTTAAAAAGTCTTGTGGTCAGCAATCGGGAGTTCAAGATATTGCTCATCAGCTAATACATGGAGAAGTCGGAAGCAAATTGAAGGTGATGTTAGGAGGAGGTAGAATGCACTTCACCGACGCATCCATGGGTAAGGGAGGCAAGCGTTCAGATGGTAGAAATCTCACAGAAGAGTATATCAGTCAAAGTAATCGGAATGTGTACGTTGAAACGCGAGAGCAACTGCTAAAGGTCAGCACAAGAACCACCGAAAGGCTATTGGGAATGTTTCAAGACAGTCACTTGAAGTATAATCTCGAAGTAACACCTGAAACTCATCAGCCAAGTCTGGAGGAGATGACACGTAAGGCCATTGAACTTTTGAAGAAGGAAAAGAAGGGTTACTTCTTGTTCGTCGAAGGGGGAAAGATCGATTTGGCACATCATGAGAACCAAGCGCAGTTAGCTCTTGATGAAGCTCTTCAGTTTTCTAACACTATTGAAATGGCTAGAAACATGACCAGCGAGGAAGATACTCTAATAGTAGTGACAGCTGATCATTCGCATGCCTTTTCGTTCTCGGGATATCCC ACTCGTGGTGATTCGATTTTCGGTACAACTAAAGCCAAAGCTGAAGACGGTTTGCCACTGCTTACTTTATCCTATGCCAATGGACCGGGATTCAAGACTTATTACGACACTGAAAACCACGTTCGCTTTGATCCCGCTTCTGTGGATAAAACTGATCCACATGTGGCATTCCCAGCTACCGCGgaattagaattagaaacaCATGGTGGGGATGATGTGGCTGTCTTTGCATCTGGCCCATGGTCACATTTGTTTACCGGGGTCTACGAGCAAAATACAATTCCTCATTTGTATGCTTATGCAGCTTGTATTGGAAATGGATTAAAAGCGTGTTga